Proteins co-encoded in one Carassius gibelio isolate Cgi1373 ecotype wild population from Czech Republic chromosome A15, carGib1.2-hapl.c, whole genome shotgun sequence genomic window:
- the LOC128029515 gene encoding NADH dehydrogenase [ubiquinone] 1 subunit C2, producing MGLLPDEAKVLPPPGIVNRNSLWFGLCGWATAMLHNSLNRRPALKAGVHRQALFITVGWFIGYHLTKYENYKYATLDRDMKEYMRLHPDVFPEKEPKTFAEIVEPFHPIR from the exons ATGGGTCTTCTCCCTGACGAAGCGAAGGTTTTGCCTCCGCCGGGGATCGTCAACAGAAATTCATTGTGGTTCGGGCTGTGCGGGTGGGCGACCGCGATGCTGCACAACAGTTTAAACCGCAGACCTGCGCTCAAAGCCG GTGTTCATCGCCAAGCGCTGTTCATAACAGTTGGATGGTTTATTGGTTATCATCTTACAAAGTATGAGAATTATAAATATGCCACATTGGACAGGGACATGAAAGAGTACATGCGGCTGCATCCTGATGTATTTCCAGAGAAAG AACCGAAGACATTTGCTGAAATCGTGGAGCCTTTTCATCCAATCCGTTGA